The following nucleotide sequence is from Barnesiella propionica.
CTTAATATGAGATTTATTCTCTTCATATATATATACCCAAAAAGCTTTATGTCCATAATGTTTCAAAGCTAATGTCGTGAGAAATATTCCCGGCCTGATTGTTTCTTCGATCACTTTGTCTGAAAGAATCTCCGGCTCCATATTTTTCTTCTCAACATCCGATTCGGATATATCAGGCCGTGTCAACGTATCATTTTCACTCATCGGAGCATTTCCTGTCTCGACCTTCGCCGTCTGATTCAGTCTGGCCACCGCTTTTATCGAATCGGTCGTCATAGTATTAACAACCAATGGGGGGTCATTGTTCTTTTCTATATTTGTTATAGTAAACGTTATAGGTGCAATCTCAAGTTTGATCTCCCGGTCCATACAATATAAGGACACAAACAACCATATCGCTATTCCTAAAAATAACAAACTACATGCCGATAAAAAACCGACCAGATAACCTCTACGGTGTGCTTTCTTTTTCTCTTCTCTCTCACATTCCGCGACAGTCTCTACATCATCCGGAACCACATCTGGTGGAGAAACAATTCCAGCACGAGATGTCTCCTCAATATTTTTAGATTTTTTTTCTATTTCTGCCGACAACTTCTCACTTTTTTCCATATCATTCTCCTCCTGTTGCGGCGATGTGACGACCGAAGAAACTACAGAATTAACTTTTTCTGCAGGAACAGTCTCTTCTTGTTCAGTAACAACGATTTCTTTTACAGAATTTTCCTCAATTTCAATGACAGAGCCGGAAACAAGTCCGGTTTCGTCCATACCCCTTTCATTTCCCAAATCTTCTTCATTATCACGATCGACATTCACATCCGCAAGATTTACATCATCCTCAATAACCTCCACGCTAAAACAGGAAAAAGGAGCGTTTACAGCTTCACGAAGCACCTTATCCGGCACAAAGGATAATTTATAATGCCCGGGAATCTCAAAAGGTTGCCCGGTCTGGACGTTCACACTGGTACGTGCTTCTACCCATATTGGTTTAAAAATACCTAAACCGCTTATTTTTAATTGTTCACCCGTAGATATGACATCCGAAGAAAGCACAAAAAACTCTTTTAGAAAAGCTTCCGATTCTTTTTTCGTAATCGATAACTTTTGTGCAAACAAATCTATCAAATCGGGAAATGATATTTTCGCATTCATTTTTCCGATAGCTCTTTAAGTTTATTCTTTATATTTATACCGGGTTTAAAAGAAAGAACGATTTTGGGAGGAATGAGCATTCTCTTTCCTGTAGCGGGATTTACAGCTATACGTTCCAGCTTTTTGCGGGGTTCAAAGGTCCCGAACCCTTGTATGGAAACAGAATCCATTGATGCACATTTTTCCTTCATAATTTGCATCAAAACCCCCAAATATTTCTCGGTCTCCTTTTTATCTTTACCTGTACGATCCTGCAAATTTTCTATGAAAAGTTTATAATCCACTGGGCAGATGTTTTTACAAAATTCATAAATAATTCGCTATATTACTATTTTTTTCTGAGTCTGCAAAATTAAGAAGATATTAAATAAGCAAATAGAATTATTAACATCGCCAAGCCATGTTTTTAAAAATCCGGTGTAAACTATTAGACAAAAAATTCTTATATTTACAAACCAAGTTCATAAAACTGAAAGTTATGGAGGAAAAACGAAAGTATTTCAAACGCGATATAAGCTGGCTCTCATTCAACTACAGAGTTATGAAAGAAGCTATGAACCATGAACTGCCTTTATACGATAGAATCAAGTTTTTATCCATATATTCATCCAACCAGGAAGAATTTTATAGAGTGCGGGTATCGGAATATCATCAAACTCTGGCCCAGAAAGACGCATCGCCCGAGGAAATAACTGCTGCCACAGCTACTCTTCAGGAAATAAACAAAGAAGTGGGCAGGCAATTAAAAGATTTTAATCATATATTTTTTAACGACATTATTCCTGAATTAAAGAAAGAAAACATCGTCCTATATCAAGGAAAAAATATCTTGGAAAATCATAAGTCCGTTATAAGGAATTATTTCAAAGAAGAAGTTTTTCCTTATCTGCAACCAGTTCTTATTTTAAAAAACGATATAGTTTCTTTTCTAAGGGATAACAGATTATATATAGCAATCAAACTTTATAAAAAAGGTGACAATACTCGGCAACCTTACTATGCCCAGATAAAAATACCTTTTAGCAAAGTACCCCGTTTTATCGAATTACCGCCGCAGGATGAGAAATATTATCTCATTTTCATAGATGATATTATTTCTCTTAACCTGGATATTATTTTTCCCGGATTTATCGTAGATTCACATTATGAAATAAGAGTCTCCCGAAATGCAGACTTTTCAATTGAGACCAAAGACGGTGGTAACCTGGTAGATGAAGTGAGAAAAAGAGTTAAAAAGAGAAAAATAGGAAATGCCAACAGGCTGGTCTATGATGCACGTATGCCGAAAGATATGTTGCAATTTCTCTGCGACGCTTATAATATGCCAGAATCTCAGTGTCTGCCGATGGGGCCTTACCTGACTCTGGAAGATTTATCCAGGCTACCCAACCCTACCGGGAAACGGCTTACCAGTATATCGCCAGCCCCTCTACACATCAAAACTTTCGATAAATCCAAGCAGATGTTCGATGTTATTGATAAACAAGATGTCTTTATACATTTCCCATACCAATCTTTTGACTACCTGACCCGCTTCCTGGACGAAGCAGCCAATAATCCGGATGTAGCCGAAATAAAACTCACGCAATACCGGGTCGCTGAGAATTCTGCCATAATCAATGAACTGATAAAAGCAGCCCGTAACCAAAAAAAAGTTACCGTATATGTAGAAATCAAAGCTCGTTTCGATGAAGAAAATAATATCATAACATCCGAACTCATGCAGGATTCCGGTATACGCGTTGTTTACAGTACCCCAGGACTGAAAGTTCATGCTAAAGCAATTCTGGTCAGACTACGTCCTTCTGCTGAAAACGAAAACTCACGCAATTATGTTTTTCTGAGTACAGGTAACTTTAATGAAGACACAGCCCGTATTTATTCCGATATGGGTATTTTTACTTCAAATGAAAGGATCGCTACCGACTTGAATAATCTTTTCTGCATTTTAGATGGTTCGTTAAGCCACTGCAGATTTGATAACCTGCTGGTCGCCCAATTTAATATGCTTACCGAACTTAAAGCTAAAATAGCATATG
It contains:
- the ppk1 gene encoding polyphosphate kinase 1 gives rise to the protein MEEKRKYFKRDISWLSFNYRVMKEAMNHELPLYDRIKFLSIYSSNQEEFYRVRVSEYHQTLAQKDASPEEITAATATLQEINKEVGRQLKDFNHIFFNDIIPELKKENIVLYQGKNILENHKSVIRNYFKEEVFPYLQPVLILKNDIVSFLRDNRLYIAIKLYKKGDNTRQPYYAQIKIPFSKVPRFIELPPQDEKYYLIFIDDIISLNLDIIFPGFIVDSHYEIRVSRNADFSIETKDGGNLVDEVRKRVKKRKIGNANRLVYDARMPKDMLQFLCDAYNMPESQCLPMGPYLTLEDLSRLPNPTGKRLTSISPAPLHIKTFDKSKQMFDVIDKQDVFIHFPYQSFDYLTRFLDEAANNPDVAEIKLTQYRVAENSAIINELIKAARNQKKVTVYVEIKARFDEENNIITSELMQDSGIRVVYSTPGLKVHAKAILVRLRPSAENENSRNYVFLSTGNFNEDTARIYSDMGIFTSNERIATDLNNLFCILDGSLSHCRFDNLLVAQFNMLTELKAKIAYETEQAKMGKRAHIILKMNGLQDTEMINALYDASIAGVKIDLIVRGINCLVPNQPYSKNIRIIRIIDSYLEHARVWYFYGGGKEEVYISSADWMKRNLNRRIETALPILDSLIKRTIINILTLQLQDNTQACLVDENLNNNYICTSGEKIRSQRRTYDLIEQISSDDEREHIPNYFIC
- a CDS encoding HU family DNA-binding protein, producing MDYKLFIENLQDRTGKDKKETEKYLGVLMQIMKEKCASMDSVSIQGFGTFEPRKKLERIAVNPATGKRMLIPPKIVLSFKPGINIKNKLKELSEK
- a CDS encoding HU family DNA-binding protein gives rise to the protein MNAKISFPDLIDLFAQKLSITKKESEAFLKEFFVLSSDVISTGEQLKISGLGIFKPIWVEARTSVNVQTGQPFEIPGHYKLSFVPDKVLREAVNAPFSCFSVEVIEDDVNLADVNVDRDNEEDLGNERGMDETGLVSGSVIEIEENSVKEIVVTEQEETVPAEKVNSVVSSVVTSPQQEENDMEKSEKLSAEIEKKSKNIEETSRAGIVSPPDVVPDDVETVAECEREEKKKAHRRGYLVGFLSACSLLFLGIAIWLFVSLYCMDREIKLEIAPITFTITNIEKNNDPPLVVNTMTTDSIKAVARLNQTAKVETGNAPMSENDTLTRPDISESDVEKKNMEPEILSDKVIEETIRPGIFLTTLALKHYGHKAFWVYIYEENKSHIKNPDVIAIGTKLIIPDASKYGIDAKNKESIDKAKELAMKLVDKNR